In Phocoena phocoena chromosome 3, mPhoPho1.1, whole genome shotgun sequence, a single window of DNA contains:
- the ASF1B gene encoding histone chaperone ASF1B — MAKVSVLNVAVLENPSPFHSPFRFEISFECNEALADDLEWKIIYVGSAESEEFDQILDSVLVGPVPAGRHMFVFQADAPNPSLIPETDAVGVTVVLITCTYHGQEFIRVGYYVNNEYPNPELRENPPLKPDFSQLQRNILTSNPRVTRFHINWDNNTDRLETIENHDPALGCGFPLSCTPIKGLGLPGCIPGLLPENSMDCI, encoded by the exons ATGGCTAAGGTGTCGGTGTTGAACGTGGCGGTGCTGGAGAATCCGAGCCCTTTCCACAGCCCCTTCCGGTTCGAGATCAGCTTCGAGTGCAATGAGGCCCTAGCAGACG ACCTGGAATGGAAGATCATTTACGTTGGCTCAGCCGAGAGTGAGGAGTTTGATCAAATCTTAGACTCAGTGCTGGTGGGCCCTGTCCCAGCAGGGAGACACATGTTCGTCTTTCAG GCCGATGCCCCCAACCCATCCCTCATCCCTGAGACTGACGCCGTGGGTGTGACTGTGGTCCTCATCACCTGCACCTACCACGGACAGGAGTTCATCCGAGTGGGCTACTACGTCAACAATGAGTACCCTAACCCTGAGCTGCGGGAGAACCCGCCCCTAAAGCCAGACTTCTCTCAG CTCCAGCGGAACATCTTGACCTCAAACCCCCGGGTGACCCGCTTCCACATCAACTGGGACAACAACACAGACAGGCTGGAGACCATAGAGAACCACGACCCAGCCCTGGGCTGTGGCTTCCCCCTCAGCTGCACTCCCATCAAGGGCTTAGGTCTCCCTGGCTGCATCCCTGGGCTGCTCCCTGAGAACTCCATGGACTGCATCTAA
- the ADGRL1 gene encoding adhesion G protein-coupled receptor L1 isoform X2, whose product MARLAAVLWSLCITAVLVTSATQGLSRAGLPFGLMRRELACEGYPIELRCPGSDVIMVENANYGRTDDKICDADPFQMENVQCYLPDAFKIMSQRCNNRTQCVVVAGSDAFPDPCPGTYKYLEVQYDCVPYIFVCPGTLQKVLDPTSTHESEHQSGAWCKDPLQAGDRIYVMPWIPYRTDTLTEYASWEDYVAARHTTTYRLPNRVDGTGFVVYDGAVFYNKERTRNIVKYDLRTRIKSGETVINTANYHDTSPYRWGGKTDIDLAVDENGLWVIYATEGNNGRLVVSQLNPYTLRFEGTWETGYDKRSASNAFMVCGVLYVLRSVYVDDDSEAAGNRVDYAFNTNANREEPVSLAFPNPYQFVSSVDYNPRDNQLYVWNNYFVVRYSLEFGPPDPSAGPATSPPLSTTTTARPTPLTSTASPAATTPLRRAPLTTHPVGAINQLGPDLPPATAPAPSTRRPPAPNLHVSPELFCEPREVRRVQWPATQQGMLVERPCPKGTRGIASFQCLPALGLWNPRGPDLSNCTSPWVNQVAQKIKSGENAANIASELARHTRGSIYAGDVSSSVKLMEQLLDILDAQLQALRPIERESAGKNYNKMHKRERTCKDYIKAVVETVDNLLRPEALESWKDMNATEQVHTATMLLDVLEEGAFLLADNVREPARFLAAKQNVVLEVTVLNTEGQVQELVFPQEYPSENSIQLSANTIKQNSRNGVVKVVFILYNNLGLFLSTENATVKLAGEAGAGGLGGASLVVNSQVIAASINKESSRVFLMDPVIFTVAHLEAKNHFNANCSFWNYSERSMLGYWSTQGCRLVESNKTHTTCACSHLTNFAVLMAHREIYQGRINELLLSVITWVGIVISLVCLAICISTFCFLRGLQTDRNTIHKNLCINLFLAELLFLVGIDKTQYEIACPIFAGLLHYFFLAAFSWLCLEGVHLYLLLVEVFESEYSRTKYYYLGGYCFPALVVGIAAAIDYRSYGTEKACWLRVDNYFIWSFIGPVSFVIVVNLVFLMVTLHKMIRSSSVLKPDSSRLDNIKSWALGAIALLFLLGLTWAFGLLFINKESVVMAYLFTTFNAFQGVFIFVFHCALQKKVHKEYSKCLRHSYCCIRSPPGGAHGSLKTSAIRSNTRYYTGTQSRIRRMWNDTVRKQTESSFMAGDINSTPTLNRGTMGNHLLTNPVLQPRGGTSPYNTLIAESVGFNPSSPAVFNSPGSYREPKHPLGGREACGMDTLPLNGNFNNSYSLRSGDFPPGDGAPEPPRGRNLADAAAFEKMIISELVHNNLRGGSSGARGPPPPEPPVPPVPGGSGEEEAGGPGGADRAEIELLYKALEEPLLLPRAQSVLYQSDLDESESCTAEDGATSRPLSSPPGRDSLYASGANLRDSPSYPDSSPEGPSEALPPPPPAPPGPPEIYYTSRPPALVARNPLQGYYQVRRPSHEGYLAAPGLEGPGPDGDGQMQLVTSL is encoded by the exons TATTCGTGTGCCCAGGGACTCTGCAGAAGGTGCTGGACCCCACCTCGACACACGAGTCGGAGCACCAGTCTGGCGCATGGTGCAAGGACCCACTGCAGGCGGGTGACCGCATCTACGTCATGCCCTGGATCCCCTACCGCACGGACACGCTGACCGAGTACGCCTCGTGGGAGGACTACGTGGCGGCACGCCACACCACCACCTACCGCTTGCCCAACCGTGTGGATGGCACTGGCTTCGTGGTCTATGATGGCGCCGTCTTCTACAACAAGGAGCGCACGCGCAACATCGTCAAGTACGACCTGCGCACGCGCATCAAGAGCGGGGAGACGGTCATCAACACGGCCAATTACCACGATACCTCGCCCTACCGCTGGGGGGGCAAGACCGACATCGACCTGGCCGTGGACGAGAACGGGCTGTGGGTCATCTACGCCACCGAGGGCAACAACGGGCGGCTGGTGGTGAGCCAGCTCAACCCCTACACGCTGCGCTTCGAGGGCACGTGGGAGACCGGCTACGACAAGCGCTCGGCGTCCAACGCCTTCATGGTGTGTGGTGTCCTCTACGTGCTGCGTTCCGTGTACGTGGATGACGACAGCGAGGCGGCCGGCAACCGCGTGGACTACGCCTTCAACACCAACGCCAACCGCGAGGAGCCCGTCAGCCTGGCCTTCCCCAACCCCTACCAGTTCGTCTCTTCCGTTGACTATAACCCTCGTGACAACCAGCTGTATGTCTGGAACAACTATTTCGTGGTGCGCTATAGCCTGGAGTTCGGGCCACCCGACCCCAGTGCTG gcccagccacttcgccACCCCTCAGCACGACCACCACGGCCCGGCCCACACCTCTGACCAGCACAGCCTCGCCTGCGGCCACCACCCCACTCCGCCGGGCGCCCCTCACCACGCACCCCGTGGGTGCCATCAACCAGCTGGGACCTGACCTACCTCCAgccactgcccccgcccccagcacccGGCGGCCCCCCGCCCCCAATCTGCACGTGTCCCCGGAACTCTTCTGTGAACCTCGAGAGGTGCGGCGGGTCCAGTGGCCGGCCACCCAGCAGGGCATGCTGGTGGAGAGGCCCTGCCCCAAGGGGACTCGAG GAATTGCCTCCTTCCAGTGTCTACCAGCCCTGGGGCTCTGGAACCCCCGGGGCCCTGACCTCAGCAACTGCACCTCCCCCTGGGTCAACCAGGTGGCCCAGAAG ATCAAGAGTGGGGAGAACGCAGCCAACATTGCCAGCGAGCTGGCCCGCCACACCCGGGGCTCCATCTATGCGGGTGATGTgtcctcctctgtgaagctgaTGGAGCAACTGCTGGACATCCTGGATGCCCAGCTGCAGGCCCTGCGGCCCATCGAGCGCGAGTCAGCTGGCAAGAACTACAACAAG ATGCACAAGCGAGAGAGAACCTGTAAGGACTATATCAAG GCCGTGGTGGAGACGGTGGACAACCTGCTGCGGCCAGAGGCTCTTGAGTCCTGGAAGGACATGAATGCCACCGAGCAGGTGCACACGGCCACCATGCTCCTGGACGTCCTAGAGGAGGGCGCCTTCCTGCTGGCCGACAATGTCAGGGAGCCTGCCCGCTTCCTGGCTGCCAAGCAGAACGTGG TCCTCGAGGTCACAGTCCTGAACACAGAGGGTCAAGTGCAAGAGCTGGTGTTCCCCCAGGAGTACCCGAGCGAGAACTCCATCCAGCTGTCCGCCAACACCATCAAGCAGAACAGCCGCAACG GAGTGGTCAAGGTTGTCTTCATCCTCTACAACAACCTGGGCCTCTTCCTGTCCACCGAGAATGCCACGGTGAAGCTGGCAGGTGAAGCGGGCGCGGGGGGCCTGGGGGGCGCCTCCCTGGTGGTGAACTCCCAGGTCATCGCAGCATCCATCAACAAGGAGTCCAGCCGAGTTTTCCTCATGGACCCTGTCATCTTCACTGTGGCCCACCTGGAG GCCAAGAACCACTTCAATGCCAACTGCTCCTTCTGGAACTACTCGGAGCGTTCCATGCTGGGCTACTGGTCAACCCAGGGCTGCCGCCTGGTGGAGTCCAACAAGACCCACACCACGTGCGCCTGCAGCCACCTCACCAACTTTGCCGTGCTCATGGCTCACCGCGAGATC TACCAGGGCCGCATCAACGAGCTACTGCTGTCGGTCATCACCTGGGTGGGCATTGTCATCTCCCTGGTCTGCCTGGCAATCTGTATCTCCACTTTCTGCTTCCTGCGGGGACTGCAGACTGACCGAAACACCATCCACAAGAACCTGTGCATCAACCTCTTCCTGGCCGAGCTGCTCTTCCTGGTTGGGATAGACAAGACTCAGTATGAG ATTGCCTGCCCCATCTTCGCTGGCTTGCTGCACTACTTCTTCCTGGCTGCCTTCTCCTGGCTCTGCCTGGAGGGCGTGCACCTCTACCTGCTGCTGGTGGAGGTGTTTGAGAGCGAGTACTCCCGCACCAAATACTACTACCTGGGCGGGTACTGCTTCCCAGCCCTGGTGGTGGGCATCGCAGCCGCCATCGACTACCGCAGCTACGGCACCGAGAAGGC CTGCTGGCTCCGAGTGGACAATTATTTCATCTGGAGCTTCATTGGGCCTGTCTCCTTTGTTATCGTG GTGAACCTGGTGTTCCTCATGGTGACTCTGCACAAGATGATCCGGAGCTCATCCGTGCTCAAGCCCGATTCCAGTCGCCTCGACAACATTAA ATCCTGGGCCCTGGGGGCCATTGCGCTGCTCTTCCTACTGGGCCTCACCTGGGCTTTCGGCCTCCTCTTCATCAATAAGGAGTCGGTGGTCATGGCCTATCTCTTCACCACCTTCAACGCCTTCCAGGGGGTCTTCATCTTCGTCTTTCACTGCGCCTTACAGAAGAAG GTGCATAAGGAGTACAGCAAGTGCCTGCGTCACTCCTACTGCTGCATTCGCTCCCCGCCCGGGGGCGCTCACGGCTCACTCAAGACCTCAGCTATACGGAGCAACACCCGCTACTACACGGGGACCCAG AGCCGAATCCGGAGGATGTGGAATGACACCGTGAGGAAACAGACGGAATCCTCTTTCATGGCGGGCGACATCAACAGCACACCCACCCTGAACCGAG GTACCATGGGGAACCATCTGCTGACCAACCCCGTGCTGCAGCCCCGTGGGGGCACCAGCCCCTACAACACTCTCATTGCCGAGTCGGTGGGCTTCAACCCTTCCTCACCCGCCGTCTTCAACTCCCCAG GGAGCTACCGGGAACCCA AGCACCCCTTGGGAGGCCGAGAAGCCTGCGGCATGGACACGCTGCCCCTCAATGGCAACTTCAACAACAGTTACTCCTTGCGAAGCGGGGACTTCCCTCCAGGGGATGGGGCCCCCGAGCCACCTCGAGGCCGGAACCTGGCCGACGCTGCCGCCTTCGAGAAGATGATCATCTCGGAGCTGGTGCACAACAACCTTCGGGGTGGTAGCAGCGGAGCCAGGGGCCCTCCACCGCCTGAGCCCCCCGTGCCGCCAGTGCCAGGGGGCAGCGGCGAGGAAGAGGCAGGCGGGCCTGGGGGTGCTGACCGGGCAGAGATCGAACTTCTCTACAAGGCCCTGGAGGAGCCACTGCTGCTGCCCCGGGCCCAGTCGGTGCTGTACCAGAGCGATCTGGACGAGTCGGAGAGCTGCACAGCGGAGGACGGGGCCACCAGccggcccctctcctcccctccggGCCGGGACTCCCTCTACGCCAGCGGGGCCAACCTGCGGGACTCGCCCTCCTACCCGGACAGCAGCCCCGAGGGGCCCAGTGaggctctgcccccacccccacctgcaccCCCTGGCCCCCCCGAAATCTACTACACCTCGCGCCCGCCGGCCCTGGTGGCCCGGAACCCCCTGCAGGGCTACTACCAGGTGCGGCGGCCCAGCCACGAGGGCTACCTGGCGGCCCCAGGCCTCGAGGGGCCAGGGCCCGATGGGGATGGGCAGATGCAACTGGTTACCAGTCTCTGA
- the ADGRL1 gene encoding adhesion G protein-coupled receptor L1 isoform X1: MARLAAVLWSLCITAVLVTSATQGLSRAGLPFGLMRRELACEGYPIELRCPGSDVIMVENANYGRTDDKICDADPFQMENVQCYLPDAFKIMSQRCNNRTQCVVVAGSDAFPDPCPGTYKYLEVQYDCVPYKVEQKVFVCPGTLQKVLDPTSTHESEHQSGAWCKDPLQAGDRIYVMPWIPYRTDTLTEYASWEDYVAARHTTTYRLPNRVDGTGFVVYDGAVFYNKERTRNIVKYDLRTRIKSGETVINTANYHDTSPYRWGGKTDIDLAVDENGLWVIYATEGNNGRLVVSQLNPYTLRFEGTWETGYDKRSASNAFMVCGVLYVLRSVYVDDDSEAAGNRVDYAFNTNANREEPVSLAFPNPYQFVSSVDYNPRDNQLYVWNNYFVVRYSLEFGPPDPSAGPATSPPLSTTTTARPTPLTSTASPAATTPLRRAPLTTHPVGAINQLGPDLPPATAPAPSTRRPPAPNLHVSPELFCEPREVRRVQWPATQQGMLVERPCPKGTRGIASFQCLPALGLWNPRGPDLSNCTSPWVNQVAQKIKSGENAANIASELARHTRGSIYAGDVSSSVKLMEQLLDILDAQLQALRPIERESAGKNYNKMHKRERTCKDYIKAVVETVDNLLRPEALESWKDMNATEQVHTATMLLDVLEEGAFLLADNVREPARFLAAKQNVVLEVTVLNTEGQVQELVFPQEYPSENSIQLSANTIKQNSRNGVVKVVFILYNNLGLFLSTENATVKLAGEAGAGGLGGASLVVNSQVIAASINKESSRVFLMDPVIFTVAHLEAKNHFNANCSFWNYSERSMLGYWSTQGCRLVESNKTHTTCACSHLTNFAVLMAHREIYQGRINELLLSVITWVGIVISLVCLAICISTFCFLRGLQTDRNTIHKNLCINLFLAELLFLVGIDKTQYEIACPIFAGLLHYFFLAAFSWLCLEGVHLYLLLVEVFESEYSRTKYYYLGGYCFPALVVGIAAAIDYRSYGTEKACWLRVDNYFIWSFIGPVSFVIVVNLVFLMVTLHKMIRSSSVLKPDSSRLDNIKSWALGAIALLFLLGLTWAFGLLFINKESVVMAYLFTTFNAFQGVFIFVFHCALQKKVHKEYSKCLRHSYCCIRSPPGGAHGSLKTSAIRSNTRYYTGTQSRIRRMWNDTVRKQTESSFMAGDINSTPTLNRGTMGNHLLTNPVLQPRGGTSPYNTLIAESVGFNPSSPAVFNSPGSYREPKHPLGGREACGMDTLPLNGNFNNSYSLRSGDFPPGDGAPEPPRGRNLADAAAFEKMIISELVHNNLRGGSSGARGPPPPEPPVPPVPGGSGEEEAGGPGGADRAEIELLYKALEEPLLLPRAQSVLYQSDLDESESCTAEDGATSRPLSSPPGRDSLYASGANLRDSPSYPDSSPEGPSEALPPPPPAPPGPPEIYYTSRPPALVARNPLQGYYQVRRPSHEGYLAAPGLEGPGPDGDGQMQLVTSL, encoded by the exons TATTCGTGTGCCCAGGGACTCTGCAGAAGGTGCTGGACCCCACCTCGACACACGAGTCGGAGCACCAGTCTGGCGCATGGTGCAAGGACCCACTGCAGGCGGGTGACCGCATCTACGTCATGCCCTGGATCCCCTACCGCACGGACACGCTGACCGAGTACGCCTCGTGGGAGGACTACGTGGCGGCACGCCACACCACCACCTACCGCTTGCCCAACCGTGTGGATGGCACTGGCTTCGTGGTCTATGATGGCGCCGTCTTCTACAACAAGGAGCGCACGCGCAACATCGTCAAGTACGACCTGCGCACGCGCATCAAGAGCGGGGAGACGGTCATCAACACGGCCAATTACCACGATACCTCGCCCTACCGCTGGGGGGGCAAGACCGACATCGACCTGGCCGTGGACGAGAACGGGCTGTGGGTCATCTACGCCACCGAGGGCAACAACGGGCGGCTGGTGGTGAGCCAGCTCAACCCCTACACGCTGCGCTTCGAGGGCACGTGGGAGACCGGCTACGACAAGCGCTCGGCGTCCAACGCCTTCATGGTGTGTGGTGTCCTCTACGTGCTGCGTTCCGTGTACGTGGATGACGACAGCGAGGCGGCCGGCAACCGCGTGGACTACGCCTTCAACACCAACGCCAACCGCGAGGAGCCCGTCAGCCTGGCCTTCCCCAACCCCTACCAGTTCGTCTCTTCCGTTGACTATAACCCTCGTGACAACCAGCTGTATGTCTGGAACAACTATTTCGTGGTGCGCTATAGCCTGGAGTTCGGGCCACCCGACCCCAGTGCTG gcccagccacttcgccACCCCTCAGCACGACCACCACGGCCCGGCCCACACCTCTGACCAGCACAGCCTCGCCTGCGGCCACCACCCCACTCCGCCGGGCGCCCCTCACCACGCACCCCGTGGGTGCCATCAACCAGCTGGGACCTGACCTACCTCCAgccactgcccccgcccccagcacccGGCGGCCCCCCGCCCCCAATCTGCACGTGTCCCCGGAACTCTTCTGTGAACCTCGAGAGGTGCGGCGGGTCCAGTGGCCGGCCACCCAGCAGGGCATGCTGGTGGAGAGGCCCTGCCCCAAGGGGACTCGAG GAATTGCCTCCTTCCAGTGTCTACCAGCCCTGGGGCTCTGGAACCCCCGGGGCCCTGACCTCAGCAACTGCACCTCCCCCTGGGTCAACCAGGTGGCCCAGAAG ATCAAGAGTGGGGAGAACGCAGCCAACATTGCCAGCGAGCTGGCCCGCCACACCCGGGGCTCCATCTATGCGGGTGATGTgtcctcctctgtgaagctgaTGGAGCAACTGCTGGACATCCTGGATGCCCAGCTGCAGGCCCTGCGGCCCATCGAGCGCGAGTCAGCTGGCAAGAACTACAACAAG ATGCACAAGCGAGAGAGAACCTGTAAGGACTATATCAAG GCCGTGGTGGAGACGGTGGACAACCTGCTGCGGCCAGAGGCTCTTGAGTCCTGGAAGGACATGAATGCCACCGAGCAGGTGCACACGGCCACCATGCTCCTGGACGTCCTAGAGGAGGGCGCCTTCCTGCTGGCCGACAATGTCAGGGAGCCTGCCCGCTTCCTGGCTGCCAAGCAGAACGTGG TCCTCGAGGTCACAGTCCTGAACACAGAGGGTCAAGTGCAAGAGCTGGTGTTCCCCCAGGAGTACCCGAGCGAGAACTCCATCCAGCTGTCCGCCAACACCATCAAGCAGAACAGCCGCAACG GAGTGGTCAAGGTTGTCTTCATCCTCTACAACAACCTGGGCCTCTTCCTGTCCACCGAGAATGCCACGGTGAAGCTGGCAGGTGAAGCGGGCGCGGGGGGCCTGGGGGGCGCCTCCCTGGTGGTGAACTCCCAGGTCATCGCAGCATCCATCAACAAGGAGTCCAGCCGAGTTTTCCTCATGGACCCTGTCATCTTCACTGTGGCCCACCTGGAG GCCAAGAACCACTTCAATGCCAACTGCTCCTTCTGGAACTACTCGGAGCGTTCCATGCTGGGCTACTGGTCAACCCAGGGCTGCCGCCTGGTGGAGTCCAACAAGACCCACACCACGTGCGCCTGCAGCCACCTCACCAACTTTGCCGTGCTCATGGCTCACCGCGAGATC TACCAGGGCCGCATCAACGAGCTACTGCTGTCGGTCATCACCTGGGTGGGCATTGTCATCTCCCTGGTCTGCCTGGCAATCTGTATCTCCACTTTCTGCTTCCTGCGGGGACTGCAGACTGACCGAAACACCATCCACAAGAACCTGTGCATCAACCTCTTCCTGGCCGAGCTGCTCTTCCTGGTTGGGATAGACAAGACTCAGTATGAG ATTGCCTGCCCCATCTTCGCTGGCTTGCTGCACTACTTCTTCCTGGCTGCCTTCTCCTGGCTCTGCCTGGAGGGCGTGCACCTCTACCTGCTGCTGGTGGAGGTGTTTGAGAGCGAGTACTCCCGCACCAAATACTACTACCTGGGCGGGTACTGCTTCCCAGCCCTGGTGGTGGGCATCGCAGCCGCCATCGACTACCGCAGCTACGGCACCGAGAAGGC CTGCTGGCTCCGAGTGGACAATTATTTCATCTGGAGCTTCATTGGGCCTGTCTCCTTTGTTATCGTG GTGAACCTGGTGTTCCTCATGGTGACTCTGCACAAGATGATCCGGAGCTCATCCGTGCTCAAGCCCGATTCCAGTCGCCTCGACAACATTAA ATCCTGGGCCCTGGGGGCCATTGCGCTGCTCTTCCTACTGGGCCTCACCTGGGCTTTCGGCCTCCTCTTCATCAATAAGGAGTCGGTGGTCATGGCCTATCTCTTCACCACCTTCAACGCCTTCCAGGGGGTCTTCATCTTCGTCTTTCACTGCGCCTTACAGAAGAAG GTGCATAAGGAGTACAGCAAGTGCCTGCGTCACTCCTACTGCTGCATTCGCTCCCCGCCCGGGGGCGCTCACGGCTCACTCAAGACCTCAGCTATACGGAGCAACACCCGCTACTACACGGGGACCCAG AGCCGAATCCGGAGGATGTGGAATGACACCGTGAGGAAACAGACGGAATCCTCTTTCATGGCGGGCGACATCAACAGCACACCCACCCTGAACCGAG GTACCATGGGGAACCATCTGCTGACCAACCCCGTGCTGCAGCCCCGTGGGGGCACCAGCCCCTACAACACTCTCATTGCCGAGTCGGTGGGCTTCAACCCTTCCTCACCCGCCGTCTTCAACTCCCCAG GGAGCTACCGGGAACCCA AGCACCCCTTGGGAGGCCGAGAAGCCTGCGGCATGGACACGCTGCCCCTCAATGGCAACTTCAACAACAGTTACTCCTTGCGAAGCGGGGACTTCCCTCCAGGGGATGGGGCCCCCGAGCCACCTCGAGGCCGGAACCTGGCCGACGCTGCCGCCTTCGAGAAGATGATCATCTCGGAGCTGGTGCACAACAACCTTCGGGGTGGTAGCAGCGGAGCCAGGGGCCCTCCACCGCCTGAGCCCCCCGTGCCGCCAGTGCCAGGGGGCAGCGGCGAGGAAGAGGCAGGCGGGCCTGGGGGTGCTGACCGGGCAGAGATCGAACTTCTCTACAAGGCCCTGGAGGAGCCACTGCTGCTGCCCCGGGCCCAGTCGGTGCTGTACCAGAGCGATCTGGACGAGTCGGAGAGCTGCACAGCGGAGGACGGGGCCACCAGccggcccctctcctcccctccggGCCGGGACTCCCTCTACGCCAGCGGGGCCAACCTGCGGGACTCGCCCTCCTACCCGGACAGCAGCCCCGAGGGGCCCAGTGaggctctgcccccacccccacctgcaccCCCTGGCCCCCCCGAAATCTACTACACCTCGCGCCCGCCGGCCCTGGTGGCCCGGAACCCCCTGCAGGGCTACTACCAGGTGCGGCGGCCCAGCCACGAGGGCTACCTGGCGGCCCCAGGCCTCGAGGGGCCAGGGCCCGATGGGGATGGGCAGATGCAACTGGTTACCAGTCTCTGA